DNA from Xiphias gladius isolate SHS-SW01 ecotype Sanya breed wild chromosome 9, ASM1685928v1, whole genome shotgun sequence:
TTGGTAACTAACACATCTCATGTCGCTGTGTTGTTCAGGATCAACTGTATAGTCATTCCTTGTCTGAGAAAGTGTAGACTCTTTCATATTCACGCGGTTGAAAATACTGACTCTTCATACACACAAGTAAGAAAaccaaatatataaaaatatatatatattgtttaacAAGATGGAAATTGACAGCGAGACTAATTTAAGAGAAATTTAAGTCCTCCTCCACTTCATCCTCTTCCTTCACACTGTGCCTGCTGTCACCACGATCCATGGGAACACCCATCTCTTTCCGCAGGGCCTCTAGACTGGCTTGGCTAATGTAGTACCTAACGTTCTGCGATGGCAACAGCCTCTGGAGCTCCTCCAGTTTACGGTAGGCCTGGACAGGAAAGATGGAAGAAGACGTAGAGCTGAGTGTCTAAGAACGTACTGAGGTTTAGAATCATACTACACTTCAACACTTTCTTTGATTGGCTGCAGatggtttttttaatttttttttttacatataaccaaaatgtcaaatcacAGTTACCACTTGGAAGTTGCCTTGCTGACAGTGGTGTTCCACCAGGAAACCAAATGCATCTCCAATCCTGACAGCAGGGTCCAACTCTGGCTCCTCCAGCAAGGCTTCACATAACTGCACTGCCTCACCAGCATCCTCTACGTACAACCTGCGCACAAAGGACAAAATCAAGCTTTAGATGAAGATCACAGCCAGACAATACCAAAACCTCCAACATAATAACGTTtgtttcagaaagaaaaaaagaggtgtTTCGTATATACAAAAGAGAACAAGTATGAGCTATGTTCTAACCTGCGTGCGTGGACAAATTTCTTGATTAGGGTGATCCTATGCTGCAGGTCAGCCACTCTTACTTCCTGTTTTCCTGAGTCCTTCGCTTTTGAAAGACACTTTGCAGCCTCAGTCAAAGCATCTAGTGCCTTCTCATAGTTTTGGTAATCATCAATCTCCACCTTAACAATGGTAACAAGAAAGACAACTctcttatttgtttattcagtatttCAACATCTAATAATATcactaaatgtaaaatttgtataCTCatgttttcttgatttattttttcttagaAGACATTTCTCCTACAGAAAAGGGTGGttgatattttatcatttaatttaataggTGAGATTTGCAAATTTAAGACCAATGccataaaataaacagacttcCCCCAAAatattactgtactgtaaatgaactgatttttttttttgcttggcaTATTTTGCGTACCTGGGCACAGGCTTCATAGAAGCCAGCAAGCAGGTCTGGTGCCCTGCCTTTAGTGTAGAAACCGATGATAGTTTTCAAGATCTCTGGATTTTTCCGCCAGTCCAGAGACTGGAGGTAGTTGGCAGCCATGATGAAAAGCTCCTTCTGACGACAAACGTTGGCAAAGAATACTATTTTCTCTGTGTCGCCCGACTTGAGGAGTGCCCTCATAGCCTGTTTCAAAAAAGATACAATAAAACTTTTctattgtcatttttcactgaCATATTTTTGCACGTGCTGCTGATGCAACATGACATCAGGCTGACAGAGCAGTCGGAATAATCCCTTGTCCTCTCACCTAGATAACTGTGAGATGTTCTGGGCTTGCCAGGAATATGTGTCCATGTGTTTACTACACACTACAGTATTACCTTGAGCTTGTTGCCCGCCTGCGTGTATTTCTTAGTAGCCAGGTGGTAATTGCCCTGACGCATGCAGCAGTCAGCTATCCTCTCCAGCAACTCCTTGCGGGCGTCTTCAGATAAATCTTTTGAATCAGTTACAGTCATTCTGTCTGCCAGCTCCTCTGTGATGGTCAAGTTCTGGGTCACACACAGCTCCAGGGCTTGATGATACTGGGTATATTCACACGCACAAATGTAAAGACACGCACCtaagtatatatacatacgaACTGATATCTCCACGTATAGGTAACAATGTGACACACACAGGTACCTTCTTGGCTGCTACAAGTAACTCGACAGCCTTCTCATACTGGGAATGTGTGATGAAGAAGTCAGAGCAGCGTGCCAGGAGAGCTGGGTCTGAGTTCTCATTCAGATCCTCAGCGATCAACTGCAGTGCAGAGAACTGCTGGGTGGCAAAGGCCAACTCAAGAGCTTTGGAGACGTAACCAGCCTACAATGGAGAAATTAGCAATGAACATACggctgtaacaaaaaaaataaaagaaaaaattcttaGCTTTTTTCAACCGTCAACATTGCTCAGTTTAAATATACAGTGCAATATTACCCCCTTGTCGAATGATTTAGCATGCATCAATCCAAGCATAATCTCAGTCATTCAGAAAAACCAGACAGTTGTGATGAACCTTGTGGTAGAGTGCAACAGCTCGGTCCATATGGGTGCCTTTCTCCTCATAGTAACAGGCAGCCTCCATCATGTCCTCTGGGTTACTGAGCAGAGCCAGGTTCATCAGCTGGTCATCCAGACCATTCTCCTGTTTAGGCACAATAGTCAACAatacactgagagagagactaaAACACACAAGTAAGAGGACATGTTAAAATGAGTGAATCAGAGTATAATGACTAATATTATTTCTGTGCATAAATATCATGAccaatgaaaaaacatttgatcaagAATACATGTATGAATTACATAGCAGAGTACTTTACCTTACAGAGTCGTATGGCATTGTTGTAGGCCTGGGCTCGTGTGTAGAAGTGGACAGcctgttttatatcatcatGACCCTCATAGTGTCTGGCCAGGTGGTATGATGCTGCTCTGTCACCTGTGTCATTGGCTATCTCAGATGCCTGGTAAAGAAATAAATTTCTTAtcacatttttggacatttgtgGATGTTTATATCAAAGACCTTTTATTTATCCCTGTAATTAAACTCAGAAAAAGAGACTCAATCTCACTATCATTATTACATCAAAACACACCTACTGATGCAATTTCAAACACTTAGCAtctatattttaaagaaaacgtATTATCACGTGCAGTACCCAATACTAATGATTTTAAATTGTGtccaaaaaacacttttttttttcagtaaaataataCAAGTGCTACAAGACTCCTAATACAAACGGAGTCACCTTCTGAATGTTCCCCATGTAGCAGTGGACTCGAACCAGGGAGAGGTAATCCTGAGCACATTCATAGAAACGCAGTGCGGAATCCATGTCCGACTGGCTCTCCAGGTACTGGGCCCACCACTTGTAAATGTTCCTGGATTGAAAAAGTAATAGGACTGATGTTTAAATGAAactttgtgtatgcatgtagtAGGAGAATCCTGTGTTAAAATCCTCTTCAGATGGCAAGGTTTTTACTATCAAGGAAAACTCTGGACTTActtgtctttcattttgttaaCGTAGATCTCAAGAGATGATGTGTCATCCTGGAGCATTCGGGGCACTtcagacctgtgtgtgtctgaattctcataactgcaacaaaaacactgacaatcaCACTTTGTTTCCCTGGTTAATTTGGCCATACAGATAACGtcaagatataaaaataaaattccagaCTACTGGCTCTTTAACATAAAACCATGACAAATGATGTGTCTTACTATGCAAGGGCCAGGGTCTTGTCGCCCATGGACTCCAGGTATTTGGCATAACTGTAGTAGGTGGTGCGCAGATGAATGCGATCATGGATTTCAGCTGTTTCCAAAGCTTGCTGCCATTGGCCAGAAGCCTGGTAGAAATTGTTCAGTAGGTCATAGCGTTGACAGCACTTGTACAACTTTTCTGCATCTTCCTGTTGGAAGACAGGAAAAGATGATGGAAAGATAAATGCTTTTGGTCTGGAAAGTCCCACGGTCTTTGTGTGGATAAATGCTTAGACATAGAAAGAGGACATGTTATTTGAAGCAAAAGGATGTGGCAATATGTTGGACTAGCGTTGTTTatcaagaacaaaaaaatattctccaGATGGAATTTACTGACTGGAGCCTTTTTATTCCAAATGCAATATCTATCTTAttcattttctccacttttGAATATATGGTGTTTTTACAGGTGAtgtctcagtatttttttccaatttgaaAAAGGTGTCATGTAAAGTTAAAGGTCAACCTCCACCTAAATATAAAGGAATCCaaatttctacattttctttaaagtaGTCCACAATGGTGCAGAGAAAAATTAGCACAAGCAACTCTATTAGCCTGTTTGTGAGTGAGGCATGTCCCACCACTCATTTACACACCAAACCTTGAATATCTTACCAGCATGCCGAGCTGAATGGCCAACATTGCCACTTGGGCTTCTGGTTCAGGCTCAGCCTCCGCCTCCTTCAGTGCTTTTGCTGCCCTGGCATTGCCCATATTCCCAAGGCATACACGTGCCACATCCAGTCGGCAGGTTTTCACACACATCCGTGCCATGTTTTCCCATACTGCTTTactacagagaaaagagaaatggcTCGTTTGCAAAGGTGATGTTTGGCTCACTTCATTGGTATTTTATTATTCAACACTACACATGTTGTGTACATTCAggaagtttctttttttgaaaaaacaaaaacaaaaacaaaaaacaatgttggCATTTGCtagaattattttcaaatcatttATGGTTTAGTTTAGGTTAATAGTTTATATTTTAGACCCAAACCCTTAGTGTGCAtgtaaaaacagtgacagaCCTGAAACAAATAAGTATATACCCTTGTGTCTCACTGGCCAACCCTCTAGTACTGTAGTATTATTTCAACATTTGTCATGATTATAACAAAATCCACCACAAACCCCCTGTACACAAAAACTGATACAAGGATAATCATACAAGAATATGTGCAGGATTTTAACTAAAACCATGAGGAGTGCTTTTCtatctctttcctttttttcttttgtcttgctGACGTAAATCAACCCCTCTACTCCCTTTTCTTTCGCTTCATTTCCAAATTTAAGATTCCACAGCCATCTGGTCTCTATTTGcgtcccctccctcctccttgcTTTAGCTTATACAGATGTGGGCTGTTTATTAAAGTTAGGCAACAGGAAATACCCCAAATCTTTAGGGGCCCTGCTTTAAGAGGGGGAATGGAGGCCAAGTGAAGTAAAAGAAAGCAAGAGTAGTGTCAGCCAAAATCTTGCTCTATATGGTCTCAGAAAATCAACCCTGAAAACGAAAAGtgaaatactttaaaatactGAGAAAAGTCGAGCCTGTTGCACACAGAGCGGCAAGATCTAGAGAGccagaaaaggaaagacaagagaAGGAACAGGTCTACATTTGGCCCCTCTTCGcatcctcttttcctctcaggaAACACATCCTGTTGCTGGCTGACTGTGGTGGCCAATATGTTTGTTGCACACGAGAGAGAGAACTTTAGCGAACGCCCCCTGGGCTCCAAACAAAAGAATACACAACAGTGACGTCTATCAAGGGTCTTTTGGACATtctcgcacacaaacacactaacacagacacacacacacacacacacacacacacacacacacacatttaaagcgATCAACGAAGGAGGGGGCTGTCTGTTTAAAGCTTGCTACATTTGGGAACTAATGTCTCGGACTATGACGAACAGCAACTCCCCCACACTTCAACTCTGACCTCAAGGATTTGCAGAGAaacagtgagtgagagagagaggaggagagaaagaagcagagggagagggcTAGAGGACTTCTTGTTCTAGTCAGTCAGTCGGAGCTCTTCAAGTAGAGAGACAGTCTTGGTAAGCTTAAGCAAAGCCACTAACAAGTCAACTCGTAGCAACAGTGTACGGAGAATCTATGCTTTTCTTTGCATCAATACTCTTCCGAAGGCAATGTGAAGTgactgaagagaaaagagagaagaaaaacaatctaCTGCCTACACAGAGAAGCCAGTTGCACAGGCAGAAGTCAGACCAGTGCAATAagcaaagcactgaaaaaagggaaaagagcaGATAAAGAACAAAGcgaaaaacagggagaaaactAAGTAAGGAGCAAAATCCGAGAGTCAAGCTGCAGCCAGCCGGAGCCAGTGGAATGGACCTAGGTGCCAGTTGGATTAATCCCCGCGTACCTGCAGTGTTGTCTGAGGAAGAGGGCTGAGGATCTGCTGCAACGACAACAAACTCCTGAATGAGGATGAATGGTGATGTTCTTTAGCTAAGCTTCAAGAAAACACTCTTGCCAAATCCACCTCTGTGTGAGCTGGGACAGCATAAGCtaacagctggaggaggaggaggtggtggcggaggaggtggaggagaggagccAGGGGGCCCAGAGCACTGCTGGTGCTACTGCCCCAGAGGAGAGGCACGGTAGCGGGCAGGACACTGAGGACGAACAGGGTCCAGAGGAGGGACACGAGGGAGGGGGCGAGGTGGCGGGTGTCAGGCGTCGCATGGCCGTGCAGAGGCTGGTGGCAGCGGCGGTGGCAGTAGCCCTGCTGTCCCTGGTCCTAAACAATGTTGCAGCTTTCACCCCCAGCTGGGTCCTGCAAGCTCTGGAGGACGGACGCAAGCGGAGTGTGGGACTATGGAGGATGTGCCCCACTGGTGGGGAAAGGGTCCGTGATGACCTCCAGGCTGGGAGAAGAGGGCAAGGGACACAGAGGCAGTGTGAAGGCCTTGGATGGGGCTCCGAGTATGCAGGCTACCAAGAGTCTCGCAGCACTGTCAAATGtaagtttttacagtgtttgcaACAGTGTCATTTATGTCTGCTTtccaaaaaaagtgaatattagCAAACTTCAAAGTGTATAATCTTTTTCTCATCAGACTGGTTGACTTATTGACTTGGTTGTCCAAGATGTAGTAGcatcaacagaaacaaacacagtacTGGGGGTATTTCTGTGCCTGGTGTCATGTCGTAATAATTTTTGGTTGTTTTCCATATGTAACACACTGCAGATGAATTTCAATGTGAGTGAACTGGGAGCCAGAGTTGATTAGCTATatgtcaaaaccaaaacactcaAATCACTGGATTAACAAGACCAGATCAACTTGATATGTACAGCGCATCCACAAATCAAATCTAAGTGTAAAGCacttaaatttgatttgtttattagtgtaaacaaatcaaatgtaaatgtaaagcacttatattttatttgtttattagtGTAAACATTAGCCCATGGCAGCAGCCAAAAATTTTTAATATGTACCACATTTGAAAGTCAAATTCATCTTTTTGTTGGCAGTCATGTTGCCGCACTTTAAGGCAGAGTGAGTGCTGTAATAGATTCCTTTACTTACATAAGCTCCATCGAGAGATTCCCATTCAAGAACAAGTCTGGGAAATTCTGAATATCCACTGACCAAACTTACTGGTCGCAATGGGCAGCACTGTTTTTCAATGTCAGACAAAGATGTGGCTCGTCATTCATGATAAAATTGTAATCATGTCTATGTCACGTTCCTACAAATTTGTACAATATAAATTTTCATGTTGCACTACAATTGTCGTAAATGAATTTAGGTCATATAGCAAGAAATATAACACAACTCTTCTTTTGGTCCCTTAAGTGCAGTTTGACATGATGCGAGCATGTAACCTGATGGCGACTGTGGCCCTGACTGCTGGTCAGCTGATTTTCCTTCTAGGCCTGATGGAGCTGCCTTTCATCACGCAGGAATCACAATGGTGGGAGGAGGCCATCGCTGCACTCTTCCAGCTAGCCAGTGAGTACCAGTGTTCCTACAGCTTGTTTGGTTAAACTGCTTTGCATCACCAGGAGGACAAGTCTCAGGGACGGACCTTTCAGACAAAGATTCTTGGTACACTTGCAGCTAAAATTTTATGCACATTATATCATTCTGACAGCGTGAAATCTTGATGCTACAGAGCGAAGTTCACATGTTCTCTGGTAGATGGCCAAAAGGAGGGGGGTGAAATCACAGAGGGAGCTAGACTAGCTGTCTCTCAAATACTGAAGATCAGCCGCTGAGGGCAAATATTGCCAGAAGACACTCAAAACTGTAAGAAACAAGATACAAAACTATCAACTATATGGCAACTATCTTCATACCAGAGTgataatattgttattatttttaaatataaatataaatgcatggCAAAATGGAGACAAgtaaaaaatgtgacaataaGCAGATGGTATTTAAGACAATAACTGACTTTACATACTTTAACACTATTCTTCatcattttgttgcttttattatttgtttaatttttaaaaagtttcatttGCTGGAATCACAGTATTTCTGATgttggcaaagaaaaacagaatataaaaacCGAATATACTAAGAGAGCAGCCAAActgagagagatgaaaatgGGGGAAAACTAGGAAACCAGAAATCTGAAAGAGTGCCATCCTTGTGGGACATGACTTAATGCAGTCATGGTAACAAAACCCCTCCTCTACACCCAGCAaacatctatccatccatccatcccactGTGCCACTTTAAAGAGTTGGCCTGCATGGCCTGTCCCAGTGCCCCTACTGAGGAAGTGTGTTGTGCTGTGTACAGTGGTCGCTCAGCCACTTGGTATCATTGTGGCAGAGCGGAATGAAGGGGCTCTGTTCTGGGTCTAAATTTAGTCCCATTCCAGAATCCATGGGCCAGAGCTGCAGTGAGCCAGGGAGCGACTGTCAGGCGCCAGGATATCCCTGCTCAGGACGAGGAAATGTCTGTGACTACCTGTTATGCAAAACCCTGAgctgaagaaggaaaaagaagggaggggggAATGGATGGGAAAGACAGTTTCGACAGGGACTGTGTGTTTGCGTCTGCACCGGCAGAAGGGATTATGCGCATGCATTTATGtgtacatcagtgtgtgtgttttgtgattgtgtgtttataGTGTGTTTTGGTAGAGAAATGTCCTGTGGTACGCATGACAATTGCCTCTGTCTAGATAAGCTGGCCTAgcttttatgtctgtgttttcaaaatgtccaaGATCAACAGCAAATAAAGAATCTCTTTTTATCGTTAGTGTCTTCGGTACGCCTTGCAGCAGGGATGAGGGCTTTTATCTAAAGACCTTGGTGAGAGGATTGAGACCCACCCAACATTACTGTATTTTCCAGTATTAGACAACACCAGCAACAAAGCTGCTAAGTAGCAAAATGACATCCTCTTGGCAGATGGGATGGTGAAAACCAAAAGCAAGATACTCAGAAGAATATTAATAAACAGTAAAGCGATAGCGATTTACATTAGGGCCCTACAATAATTTGAGTTGCAAAGGCAAACCATAAGTCTCTTTGATTTGGTTTCTGTATATCTTAAAATAGAGTTTTGATAAACAtgcaatgataaaataaataagaacggtttgacaaaataatccctACTAGCTTTTTCTAGAACTTCAACGGTTTTACACAGTCTATATCAGTGTTGGAGTTTGCTCAATGGGTCATGGAGACGGACCTTACAATTTAACCATCAAATTTTACTCTCAACCTTAGAAGtaatagtttatatttttgtagtAGTTAGGTTGAAACCTCCGGAAAAAAGCTAATATCAGCCATTTCTCAAGCAACAACATTAAGAGCCTTATAggtacagtggtgctttgagctaaatttttatgtcagcatgctaatatgcacacaatgacaatgttaacatgctgatgtttaggaATGCTCACCATGGTAAACCATCTTAGTTCAGcaggctaacatttgctaattagcaccacacacaaagtacaggtgAAGTTGATGgaatgtcattgtttttgcaggtatctggtcTTAAGATAGTCTTGttccttttaatttgtccattgCTCTAAGAGTTTACAGCCGTGCtactgctttgagctaaatgctaacatcaggttgctaacatgctcacattaACAATGGTAATGCTAGCATGCTTATGTTAAGCAGGTAATGTGTTATCATCTGTATCATCTTAGtgtgttaccatgctaacatcTGCTATTTAGCACTATACACAAAGTCAGTGTGTCACTGGTTCTGTCGATatttgtacataaaacaaagtattggacaaattaaaattttgacctgaagTGGCACAAGATAAAAAGTTAAGGGGTCGCCAAAGTTattgcaattcatcctgaggaaGGCATTAATATTTGTACCAAATTCGTTGGCAATCCATGCAATAATTGTCAAGAAATCTCATTCAAAACCCATCATTTCAAACTGCTAGCGGTGGCAGGgaaaatcaggggatcaccaaagtcatttggaTACAGTAAGCGAACTgtggatatctgtaccaaattttattgcaatccatccaatagttgttgagatatttgagtctggaccaaagtgttggaaaaaccaaccaaccaagAGCGGG
Protein-coding regions in this window:
- the tmem204 gene encoding transmembrane protein 204 produces the protein MAVQRLVAAAVAVALLSLVLNNVAAFTPSWVLQALEDGRKRSVGLWRMCPTGGERVRDDLQAGRRGQGTQRQCEGLGWGSEYAGYQESRSTVKLQFDMMRACNLMATVALTAGQLIFLLGLMELPFITQESQWWEEAIAALFQLASFVLVIGLVTFYKIGPYTHLSYSCYLEIAACLLAAMAAAMLIWNILHRRDDCLAPRVIIISRSLASSFHPRLDNDYVESPC